From the Psilocybe cubensis strain MGC-MH-2018 chromosome 6, whole genome shotgun sequence genome, the window TCAGGTCATTCAAGGAAATGATAGTTttgttcaaattcacatCTAAATCACAGAGTTGCTCTGCCTATGGATGCTGGATAGTCCGTAACGATTGATTCAAGGCATCCCCTGGTTTCTCCCTGGCGTCGTGCTATATTATCTAGCACACGCGTCAATTGTCAGTAGCTACATAGGATTTCTTTTCCGCCAGCTCATACAGCATCTCTTTATCAGCGCTTCTCTCGACCAAGGCATGAAACATCCCTGTGTTATTGGATAACAAAGTCTTAGGAGTGTCAAACTCAGCCTAGCATTGCAAGACAATAATTAGTCAATGTCAGAGAGAATTAGAGATATCACACACGATTTTGCCGTTATCCAGAACCATCTTGGGGTTTTCACTGTTCAGCAAGACATCAATATCATGGAGTCGATATGCACTTACTATTTTGTCTGCGTCCATGATGGTCTGCAAGCGATGTGCAACAATTATGACAGTGACATCAGGTCCGAGCTTGCTTCGCAATGTATTTTGAATGAGAGAGTCGGTGTTGTAGTCTTTAACCAAATATTCAGCCTTCTTGGTTATTACAGACATCAGTATCCACTGACCGATTGCAGACGTCGCTAAAATGTAACGATTTCTTAGGAAAACTGATGATATATTAAAATCAACCTCATAAAGACTAACCTTCATCCAAGATCAGGAGCTTACTCCTACGCACCATGGCACGGGCAAGGGCTATGATTTGCCTTTGACCGACGGAGAGGTTGCTTCCACCTCCGGCAATTTGGGTCTCCAAATTCAGCCGAACATTCTCGGACGACCTTTCTTGAATTGAAAACAGGCCAGATGATTGCAAAGCGTCATTCAACACATCGTCATCGTGCTGATCGAACGGGTCCAAATTTTGACGCAGTGTGCctaaaaagaaaagaaaataactTCAGATGCATACCGCTCAGTAGTTCCGGCTGCATAGTGATTAACTCATAAGCCAGTAACGTAAAATGTAACCGTGTCAAGCTCACCACTTGCGGGATAATGGTTATACTAGATCTCAATGCGTCTAAATTGATTGTACTCGTATCAAGGCCGTCATAGAGCACGGTTCCTTCTGTGAGAATGCATCTCAATAGCGCGAGGGTCAAAGAGCTCTGTCCGAATCTCGTGAGTGATCAAACTACCCATACACGAATTACGATACCTTTCCACTACCAGTACGGCCCACTATTGCTTCAGGTTCAGTTAATAGTCTGTAGAATTGATTTTAACACGCACCAATTCCCACTCGCTGGCCAGACAATATATGGAAAGATAGGTCGTGCAGAATATTTGGACCAGACTAAGGAAGAATATTCAAAGTGGGAAATAATAAAAATGAGGCTGAGAACATACCTTTGAGTATTTAGCACTTAAACCCTCCACGCGAATCTCGCCACTTGTTGGCCAGGCGGCTGGAGGCTCACCAGATTTGGTTGGTTTTGATTCGTGTTCAATGTCCAGATAGCCTTGTATACGTTCCAAGCTGTTGAAATCAGAACAATAAAACATATGTATTGAAAAAGGCTTGCCTGTTCGAATCGATTTCTAATGCGTTGATGAAACGTATAAGATAAAAGACATAGATGCAGAACATAGAAGATACATTGAGGGAGAATCCTGTGTTAGATGCACCCAAGTCACCAATGTAAACAAGGTAGAATGCAAGCGATGACGTGAAGGCTGCTCCTAGCATATCTACCCGCACATTAATCCATTTGTTCATCGTCGTAGATGCCCTTACTGCACGCGAGTGATAGTCGATACGTCGTAGTAGTTCTTCAGAGAAGGCCTTTTGGGCACCATATGCTCTAATTGACACTGTCAACATGGTTAGCAATGGCTGCGTTGGAGGATACCCTACTTACCAAGGCCTTGCATGGAAGCACTGAAATGGGCAAGTAAGGGAGAACGGGCGTTACTTTAAAGCAAATTAGGATACAATGCATCGATGAAGTCATGAGACAAACCTCTTCTCCCTGTTCATAGATAGTTGTGTCTTCAGATACACATTGCCTAAGAGTACCCCAAAGAGCGCAGCAATTATCCCAGGGATTACGAACACAGGTGTAAAGAGAACAATAGTTGCCAAGGTGGCAAGCATTCCGGCGGACATATCCACAACGTATTGCACAGATTGTATCATCCAAAGATCCACGGTTTCGATGTCACCAGTACACCGGGATATTATACGCCCGGTCGGTGTCTCATCCAACCATCTATTTGAAAGCAAAATTTCAGAGAAGGCAACTTAACGAGCTCTTGTATAAGATTATGCGTACCGTAAAGTGCTTCCAAGGACGGAGTCAATGAGTTTATAGTGGATGACTCGAGATGCTCTAATAGCGCGAATGCCAAGAATGCACGCTGTTAAACAATTGAGAATAACTCTCAAAATAATGATAGCTGAAAACCCAAGCAGATAGCTATTCAATTATAGCACACGTTAGAAACAAGAGGTCAACACTTTAAAAGAATGCGTAGACTGCGGTAAATCACGTACTACGAAAGGTGGATTTCCGACGGTGCGTGAGTCTCATATTGAGATCCCCAGACACCTAGATACCATGGTTGAAGGAGATAAAATCCTTGAGATGCCGCAAGTGACGCTATCCAGAGTAGTGCAAAGAAAATCGGGTGGTCACCGCCCAGTCCAGAGAGGAACAGTGATATCGACCTCCACGTGACACGGCCTTCTACAATTTCTTCGGCCATCACAAGTTTTCCATCGCCGACGGATTGAGATGTCGAAGCGTCATTGTCTTTGGACACAGACAGAGGACCCGTCTCGCTATGAGAAACATCTTCCGGTTTCACTTCATTAGTGTTCTTGTGTACTATATTAATACTACCATCAAGTCCAAGCTTCACAATTAAGCTTGCAATGGGTTCAGCCAATGCTGTATTGTGAGTCTGGATAAAGGTTAGGCGCCAAAAGAAATCTGGATCATCAACAACTCACAACTAGCAAAACGGTCCGGCCCTTTACAAGGTCCCCCAGGAAGCACTTTGCTATGATCCAAACCGACCTATATGATAGATATATAACATGAcatgttgaaaaaaagatgTAGCTCTTACGTATGCACATCAAGAGCAGCAAGCACATCGTCCAAAAGAATGATTTCAGCCAAAGAGTAAATCGCTCTGGCAAGAGTCAACCGTGCCTAACACTATCAACTTAGTAAAAAAGAGGTGGAGATTCATAAATAAATCCCAACCTTCTGACCACCGCTGTAAAGCCACTTAGTAAGGCCCATTTTGATCTTGAAAAGACAATGCCCACCTCAGGGTCAAACCCCGCTCCCCAACCTCGGTGTTATCACCGGCTTCAAAGAGTTCCAGGTCTTTTTCCAGCGCACATTGATGTATCACTGTACTAGCTAAGTAAACGCCGCATAGGTAAAGAAATCAGGATAGCTCACCTTTCTTATATCTGTCTTCGTCAAAGGCAGATCCAAAGAGTATATTCTCTTTAATCGTTGCATTTTGAACCCAAGACTCCTGGGCAGCATATGCTACTCCACCCTGACGGGGTAGTTTAACCCACGATGTTTGGGTGTCGGCAATAAAATGCATTTCTCCTGTACCATTTGTAAATTAGTATTGAAGGACTGAAATAATATTCATGCCTCACCAAGTAGTGCCATCAGCATGGAGGTCTTCCCAGATCCCCTGATAAAAATGCTAAATAAACGCAGTTTTAAAGGAGTTTGTTTGTCTCACGTAGGTCCAGTAATGAGATTAACACAACCACGCTTAAAACTGAGGTTGCCCACGATTCTAAGCCTAAAATTCCTTGAAGGTGATGGTCGTGTGATATCTTGAATGTCTTTTGCACTCCATGTAAAGGAGGCGTTTCTGAACCCGATGTCGACCTCTACCGCGTTTCCAATGACACCTgtgttttcagctgctgacgAGTTTGTTCCTTCCGTAAATCGGTCAAGAAGCTCAGTTTCACGAAGGAAAGAGTTGATACGATCCAGAGAAACTTTTGCTGTGCAAATATGAATAGAACTTCAATGTAGATTCAAGATGCAACGTATTCACCTTGAATAATATAAACAAGCTGCTGAGACAACCTAGAAATTTGTTCTCTGAATATACCAAAGACAACGGTGCTCGAGAAGATTTTAGAGGCTGCGTTGCAAAGTGTAGGCAATTAGTATGTGAGACCGTTGTTTGTCCTAAAGTATAATAACTTATTCGAACCTGTAAGCCTTTCTTTCATAACTCCAGTGTATACCGCGAATGTGACAAACATTGATATCATCGGTATAAACGTTCTAATAATGATGACTTGGCATTAGCATAAGGAAAGCACACCAATGCACTTACGCAACGATTCTATTGATGATTTGAAGCACCTGACGGCACAGGTACAAAGTATGATGTTGTAAGTTTGAAGAACATGAACAAACCACAGTGTTCTGACCTTGGCTTTCCATAACCAACTTAGCTCTATGTCTCGTGCACGAGCAAGACGTTTCGCCATCTTATCTTCCCAACCGAACATCTTGATCATCCGTATGATGCCCATAGCTGTAGTAAAGGATATGAATTGGCCTTGAAGTTACACCATAGTGACATGCAAAATACCCACCTTCTGATATGGCTTGAACCCTGGCGTCTGTCTATAACAGTCGTGTAATTAATCATAGTGTATAAATATACTCATGAATATACTGACaaatttcattcttatcTTCTGGACCTTTTGAACCTTCTTGCCAATAAGTGCAAAGCCAGGTCCTAGTACACCGCTCACAACAAGACCTACAAAGGAACTAAGATACCTGAGCTTCTGTTTGTTCTCAGAAAAGCTACTTAGCTCACCTCCAACCAAATATTTGATACAGAAATATGATGGAAAAGGTTATTTGCATCGGAACATATAAACCTGCACAAGGTTCTCAGTAAAGCACGGTGTGATCGTTGGAAACTGGCTCACCAACTGTCAGAAAGTCGCCGCCGTCCACAATATTGACAAGATCAGTCGTCACCAAGTTGTTCAATTTTCCAATAAGATTTTTAGCCTGAACGGGAGGTTTATTTGACGGTGGAAGGACAGAATGTTTTGAAGGTGTTTCCTTTTGTGACCGTGTAGGCTCATCATGAGAGTCAACTTCCGTAGATTCTAAGGAGGAATCAGCTTTGACAGAACCGTCCGTAGTTTGAGCACCGTCGTCAGTAATTCCAGCCGAATTGTCCCCTTCAGATACAATGGTATCAGCATCGCTTGGAGCATGTGCAACATCATCTTTGACCGATTCCAGTTCTTCGGTGTCGGCATTCATTCTGATTCGCAGGCTATGATCGAATACCAGTTGTCTTATTAACGCTTGGATACGGACGTTGACCTTTGTCTGCAACACATAAGAGCCCCAGTTCTCGACTAGAGATTTCGACATTGGACCAAGCAGCATGAGAGAGATCCAGACCCAAGGTTTGATAGACGGTTCAATGCCATGGTGGCGTCCTTCAAGATAGCTAACAAGCCGAATAAAAAATCTATGCTCAGTCATGACGTAAACAAAGATTCTGAGATACTTACTTGAGCGTTTTATTTATGCCAATTGGCGTGGCGAAGCTGGAGGCGGCCATGAGTGATAAACAGAGGGCAATAACAAGGTATTCTTTATCTGTCCAAAAATTTGGTTACCCTTGTGCACGACGGATGCGGTTGTCGGCGACACGGATGCTAAACTTACACAGATACTCTATCAAGCCAAAAAAGATATGTCTATCTTTAGCAGTAGCTCCACTGAAAGTGTCGATATACTGATCAAATATCAGCTTTCCACAGAAACAGATTCAAAAACATCATACCTTTGCAGCTGTCGTCGTGAGATACTGCGCATGGTCATAGTCTGCAAGCTAAGGGAGTTGATCATGCCTTAAATGCGGAACCTTGCTGGCAAGTCGAACAGTAGGATCCATGAATGTATACGTAAAAAGAGAAGACCAAGAAGCAGTTTGCTCTGGGTGAAGCTTTGATGACGGCGCCTTTGGGTCCACAGGAATGTATGGGTGAGGTTGGAGCAATGGAATAATTACCCCAACTGTAGTAAGAATGGCAATTTTGAACCAAATCATGTTTCCTTCGAGTTCCGCATTGATAGGTTGTAAATTGTATGTGGCTAAAGGCCAAAGATCACGATAGCAATATACCCCTAATGCGGCGAGTACAATTGCATTGTACAAGTTTACAGGGGAAATCATCAATCTTGTGTTCGGGCTCAAAGACGCAGCTGCCAGGAGCACACAATATACCTGTGAATAATTTGCTCAGATGTTGACTGAAGAAGCAACAAAAAACGCACAAATGTGATTGTAAGCGAATCCTCCGGACAGAATGTGAAAGGTGCCCGGTTGACCCAATCAATGCACTCCCCAGTTCGTTCAGACGCCATGAAAAGATA encodes:
- a CDS encoding ATP-binding cassette transporter abc4; the encoded protein is MAASSFATPIGINKTLNYLEGRHHGIEPSIKPWVWISLMLLGPMSKSLVENWGSYVLQTKVNVRIQALIRQLVFDHSLRIRMNADTEELESVKDDVAHAPSDADTIVSEGDNSAGITDDGAQTTDGSVKADSSLESTEVDSHDEPTRSQKETPSKHSVLPPSNKPPVQAKNLIGKLNNLVTTDLVNIVDGGDFLTVGLYVPMQITFSIIFLYQIFGWSSFVGLVVSGVLGPGFALIGKKVQKVQKIRMKFTDARVQAISEAMGIIRMIKMFGWEDKMAKRLARARDIELSWLWKAKVLQIINRIVATFIPMISMFVTFAVYTGVMKERLTASKIFSSTVVFGIFREQISRLSQQLVYIIQAKVSLDRINSFLRETELLDRFTEGTNSSAAENTGVIGNAVEVDIGFRNASFTWSAKDIQDITRPSPSRNFRLRIVGNLSFKRGCVNLITGPTGSGKTSMLMALLGEMHFIADTQTSWVKLPRQGGVAYAAQESWVQNATIKENILFGSAFDEDRYKKVIHQCALEKDLELFEAGDNTEVGERGLTLSGGQKARLTLARAIYSLAEIILLDDVLAALDVHTSVWIIAKCFLGDLVKGRTVLLVTHNTALAEPIASLIVKLGLDGSINIVHKNTNEVKPEDVSHSETGPLSVSKDNDASTSQSVGDGKLVMAEEIVEGRVTWRSISLFLSGLGGDHPIFFALLWIASLAASQGFYLLQPWYLGVWGSQYETHAPSEIHLSYYLLGFSAIIILRVILNCLTACILGIRAIRASRVIHYKLIDSVLGSTLRWLDETPTGRIISRCTGDIETVDLWMIQSVQYVVDMSAGMLATLATIVLFTPVFVIPGIIAALFGVLLGNVYLKTQLSMNREKSNARSPLLAHFSASMQGLVSIRAYGAQKAFSEELLRRIDYHSRAVRASTTMNKWINVRVDMLGAAFTSSLAFYLVYIGDLGASNTGFSLNKSIRTGKPFSIHMFYCSDFNSLERIQGYLDIEHESKPTKSGEPPAAWPTSGEIRVEGLSAKYSKSGPNILHDLSFHILSGQRVGIGTLRQNLDPFDQHDDDVLNDALQSSGLFSIQERSSENVRLNLETQIAGGGSNLSVGQRQIIALARAMVRRSKLLILDEATSAIGQWILMSVITKKAEYLVKDYNTDSLIQNTLRSKLGPDVTVIIVAHRLQTIMDADKIVSAYRLHDIDVLLNSENPKMVLDNGKIAEFDTPKTLLSNNTGMFHALVERSADKEMLYELAEKKSYVATDN